A region from the Gemmatimonadales bacterium genome encodes:
- a CDS encoding PQQ-binding-like beta-propeller repeat protein, whose translation MRCLWRYLVAVGIAVVAVPPAWAQNDWTTYGGNAWNQRWSTLTGINTSNVARLVPRMTFQTGVSKLGSFENTPIVDNGIMYVTTPYSEAVMAYDLKTSKELWRQELKPGPTIQCCGPVNRGVAIGGGNVFIGTLDARLLAFDAKTGDPKWQAEVADPTLAYSITMAPLVVGDNVIIGVSGGEYGIRGNLTAYNVSTGKQVWRWYSIPAPGDDPVAKNGWWGTWQTKAENADLHRDISKEKADSAKYADAWQKGGGGVWTTPSYDKASNTIFATVGNPSPDLDGSVRPGDNLFTDCIVAIDATTGKTKWYYQTVPHDVWDLDATSPSVVAELNGKKVVIQAGKTGWVYVVDAATGKLVRKSENFVPQENMFALPTPDGTRMLPGANGGSEWSPISLDPKLNYVFVAGLHQPMHYKTHPAPWEKGRLWLGSAFIAIPGEPQYGLFSAVNLATGKIAWQNKVDQPMMGGSLATAGGLVFTGEGNGNFDAFDAKSGKLLWQYHAGAGCNSTPMSFQMGGEQFVAVACGGNFQLSYPLGDAVMVFGLPKPWSGQ comes from the coding sequence ATGAGGTGTCTGTGGCGGTATCTGGTTGCGGTGGGGATCGCGGTGGTGGCGGTGCCGCCGGCGTGGGCCCAGAACGACTGGACGACATATGGAGGCAACGCGTGGAATCAGCGGTGGTCCACGCTCACCGGTATCAATACGAGCAACGTAGCCCGCCTGGTGCCCCGGATGACCTTTCAGACGGGCGTGAGCAAGCTCGGGTCCTTCGAGAACACCCCGATCGTCGACAACGGCATCATGTACGTGACGACGCCTTACAGCGAGGCGGTGATGGCCTACGACCTCAAGACGTCCAAGGAGCTGTGGCGTCAGGAGCTCAAGCCCGGCCCCACGATCCAGTGTTGCGGACCGGTCAATCGGGGCGTCGCCATCGGCGGGGGCAACGTCTTCATCGGCACGCTCGACGCCCGCCTGCTCGCGTTCGACGCGAAGACCGGCGACCCGAAGTGGCAGGCGGAGGTGGCGGATCCCACCCTCGCCTACAGCATCACGATGGCGCCGCTCGTGGTGGGCGACAACGTCATCATCGGCGTGTCCGGAGGTGAGTATGGCATCCGGGGCAACCTTACCGCGTACAACGTGTCGACGGGCAAGCAGGTGTGGCGCTGGTACTCGATCCCGGCGCCGGGGGACGACCCGGTAGCCAAGAACGGGTGGTGGGGCACGTGGCAGACCAAGGCGGAGAACGCCGACCTGCACCGCGATATCTCCAAGGAAAAGGCGGACAGCGCCAAGTACGCCGACGCCTGGCAGAAGGGCGGAGGCGGCGTCTGGACGACGCCGTCGTACGACAAGGCCTCCAATACGATCTTCGCCACGGTCGGCAATCCGTCGCCGGATCTCGACGGCAGCGTCCGTCCGGGCGACAATCTCTTTACCGACTGCATCGTGGCGATCGACGCTACGACCGGGAAGACCAAGTGGTACTACCAGACGGTGCCCCACGACGTGTGGGACCTCGACGCCACGTCGCCGTCCGTGGTGGCGGAGCTCAACGGGAAAAAGGTCGTAATCCAGGCCGGCAAGACCGGTTGGGTGTATGTGGTCGACGCGGCCACGGGCAAGCTGGTGCGCAAGAGCGAGAACTTCGTCCCGCAGGAGAACATGTTCGCGCTGCCGACACCCGACGGCACCCGGATGCTGCCGGGGGCCAACGGCGGGTCCGAGTGGTCGCCGATCTCGCTCGATCCCAAGCTCAACTACGTATTCGTCGCCGGCCTCCACCAGCCCATGCACTACAAGACCCATCCCGCTCCCTGGGAGAAGGGGCGTCTCTGGCTGGGCTCGGCGTTCATCGCGATCCCCGGGGAGCCGCAGTACGGGCTGTTCTCCGCGGTCAACCTCGCGACTGGCAAGATCGCCTGGCAGAACAAGGTGGATCAGCCGATGATGGGCGGCTCACTCGCCACCGCCGGCGGCCTCGTCTTCACCGGGGAAGGCAACGGCAACTTCGACGCCTTCGACGCGAAGAGCGGCAAGCTCCTCTGGCAATACCACGCCGGAGCCGGGTGCAATTCGACACCGATGAGCTTCCAGATGGGGGGCGAGCAATTCGTCGCGGTCGCGTGCGGCGGCAATTTCCAGCTCAGCTATCCCCTCGGCGATGCCGTGATGGTCTTCGGCCTCCCGAAGCCGTGGTCGGGCCAGTGA
- a CDS encoding aminotransferase class I/II-fold pyridoxal phosphate-dependent enzyme: MIRFSDRVKALPGYPLAEIPAIKRRLAAAGVDIIDLGAGDNDMPPPAPVIDTMSAAVRTTALSKYGFQQGLPEYRQAAVRWVARRFGIEFDPMTESLPLIGSKEGLMHLTFAVVNPGDVAIVPEPGYQAYIGGALLSGAEPYIAPLRAERSFLLELDDVPEDVLRRAKIVFVNYPNNPTAAVATPDYLERTVAACRRHGILLAYDNAYCDLTFDGYRAPSIFETSGAREIAVEFFSLSKSFSMTGWRIGFAVGARELIGAFTRVKSYVDTGPWLAVQKAGAAALDAAERLVQPVREELERRRDAAVPALRGVGYEVESPKAAMYLWVPLPRGVASAVFARRALEEHGVVVLPGSGFGPAGEGYFRIALTVGAERLAEAAGRLGALLERVRRGELATSA, encoded by the coding sequence ATGATCCGATTCAGCGATCGGGTGAAGGCGCTTCCAGGCTATCCGCTCGCCGAGATTCCCGCCATCAAACGGCGGCTCGCGGCGGCAGGGGTCGACATTATTGACTTGGGCGCCGGCGATAACGACATGCCGCCGCCCGCGCCGGTAATCGATACGATGTCGGCCGCGGTCCGTACCACCGCGCTCAGCAAATATGGCTTTCAGCAGGGATTGCCGGAGTACCGGCAGGCCGCGGTGCGCTGGGTGGCGCGGCGGTTCGGGATCGAGTTCGACCCGATGACGGAATCGCTTCCGCTCATCGGGTCGAAGGAAGGTCTCATGCACCTCACCTTCGCGGTGGTGAACCCGGGCGACGTGGCCATCGTGCCCGAGCCCGGCTATCAGGCGTACATCGGGGGCGCGCTGCTCTCGGGCGCGGAGCCGTACATCGCACCGCTCCGCGCGGAGCGGAGCTTCCTGCTCGAGCTGGACGACGTGCCGGAGGACGTGCTGCGGCGGGCGAAGATCGTCTTCGTCAACTATCCCAACAATCCCACCGCCGCCGTCGCCACTCCCGACTACCTCGAGCGCACCGTGGCCGCGTGCCGGCGGCACGGGATCCTGCTCGCCTACGACAACGCTTACTGCGATCTCACGTTCGACGGCTACCGGGCGCCGAGCATCTTCGAGACATCCGGCGCGCGCGAGATCGCCGTGGAGTTCTTCTCGCTGTCCAAGAGCTTTTCGATGACCGGCTGGCGGATCGGCTTTGCGGTGGGCGCGCGCGAGCTGATCGGCGCGTTCACCCGGGTCAAGTCGTACGTCGACACGGGGCCGTGGCTCGCCGTGCAGAAGGCCGGCGCCGCGGCGCTCGACGCCGCCGAGCGGCTGGTGCAGCCGGTGCGCGAGGAGCTGGAGCGGCGGCGCGATGCGGCCGTACCCGCGCTCCGCGGCGTCGGCTACGAGGTGGAATCGCCGAAGGCGGCGATGTATCTCTGGGTCCCACTGCCCCGGGGCGTGGCCTCGGCGGTATTTGCCCGGCGGGCGCTGGAGGAGCACGGCGTCGTCGTGCTGCCGGGCAGCGGGTTCGGGCCGGCGGGGGAGGGGTACTTCCGAATCGCGCTTACGGTGGGCGCCGAGCGGCTGGCCGAGGCGGCCGGCCGGCTCGGCGCGTTGCTGGAACGGGTCCGTCGTGGAGAGCTTGCGACCTCCGCCTAA
- the gltX gene encoding glutamate--tRNA ligase, producing the protein MRVRFAPSPTGSLHVGGARTALFNWLLARRAAAIGSGGTFVLRIEDTDRERSTEEHTRVILDGLTWLGIAWDEGPYFQGAHAERHRADAERLLAEGRAYRCFCTREELDARRADAERAGQTFRYDRRCYRLSPDDVAARLAAGDPFAIRFLVPDEEISWEDAVHGRISVLSQELDDFVILRSDGSAIYNLAVVSDDIAMAITHVIRGDDHISNTPKQILLYQALGHAPPVFAHVPMILGPDGRKLSKRHGATAVGEYRNQGILPAAMRNFLALLGWSPGGDREILPEDELIALFSLEGIQSKAAVFDTAKLEWMNGEYLSMTPAGALVAPVRRELDRLGVPDAGRDLRPLIDAVKGRARTVVQLAERVAVRLDASRVVLDEKGAQFARKLGPQFAASLALARETLEPVTPSAWHADALIELLRGAAVSHSVKLGDLLQPIRVALTGTTVSEPVNELLAVVGRDESLRRLATGAARAGVGQGNGDRGDGGAA; encoded by the coding sequence ATGCGCGTCCGCTTCGCTCCCTCGCCCACCGGCTCGCTCCACGTGGGCGGCGCCCGCACGGCCCTCTTCAACTGGCTCCTCGCCCGCCGCGCGGCGGCTATCGGCAGCGGCGGCACGTTCGTCCTGCGCATCGAGGACACCGACCGCGAGCGGAGCACGGAGGAGCACACCCGCGTCATCCTCGACGGCCTCACGTGGCTCGGCATCGCCTGGGACGAGGGGCCCTACTTCCAGGGCGCGCACGCCGAGCGCCACCGCGCGGATGCGGAGCGCCTCCTGGCCGAGGGCCGCGCGTACCGTTGCTTCTGCACCCGTGAGGAGCTGGACGCGCGCCGCGCCGACGCCGAGCGCGCCGGGCAGACGTTCCGCTACGACCGGCGCTGCTACCGACTCTCGCCCGACGACGTCGCGGCCCGCCTCGCCGCCGGCGACCCATTCGCCATCCGCTTCCTCGTGCCCGACGAGGAGATTTCCTGGGAGGACGCGGTGCACGGGCGGATCAGCGTGCTGAGCCAGGAGCTGGACGACTTCGTCATCCTCCGGAGCGACGGCTCGGCCATCTACAACCTGGCGGTCGTCTCCGACGACATCGCCATGGCCATCACCCACGTGATCCGGGGCGACGACCACATCTCGAATACGCCAAAGCAGATCCTGCTCTATCAGGCGCTGGGGCACGCGCCGCCGGTGTTCGCGCACGTGCCGATGATCCTGGGCCCCGACGGCCGCAAGCTCTCCAAGCGCCACGGCGCCACCGCGGTGGGCGAGTATCGGAACCAGGGCATTCTCCCGGCCGCGATGCGCAACTTCCTGGCGCTCCTGGGCTGGTCGCCCGGCGGCGACCGCGAGATCCTGCCCGAGGATGAGCTGATCGCGCTCTTTTCACTCGAGGGCATCCAGAGCAAGGCCGCCGTCTTCGACACTGCCAAGCTGGAGTGGATGAACGGCGAGTATCTCTCGATGACGCCGGCCGGCGCGCTCGTCGCGCCCGTGCGGCGGGAGCTCGACCGCCTCGGCGTGCCCGACGCGGGCCGCGACCTTCGCCCGCTCATCGATGCGGTGAAGGGCCGCGCGCGCACGGTCGTGCAGCTCGCCGAGCGCGTGGCGGTGCGGCTGGACGCCTCGCGCGTGGTGCTCGACGAGAAGGGCGCGCAATTCGCCCGCAAGCTTGGCCCGCAGTTCGCCGCGAGCCTCGCGCTGGCGCGCGAAACGCTCGAGCCGGTCACACCGAGCGCGTGGCACGCCGATGCGCTGATCGAGCTGCTCCGTGGGGCCGCCGTGAGCCACAGCGTCAAGCTGGGCGATCTGCTGCAGCCCATCCGCGTCGCGCTCACCGGCACCACCGTATCCGAGCCGGTAAACGAGCTGCTGGCCGTGGTGGGCCGCGACGAGAGTCTCCGCCGGCTCGCAACCGGCGCCGCGCGCGCGGGCGTCGGTCAGGGCAACGGCGACAGGGGCGATGGCGGCGCGGCGTAG
- a CDS encoding helicase C-terminal domain-containing protein has product MITAQPTDRLAAGARAYLAREIAAADGREVSFVARLDQDGVVVAARAVARGTVDMVLALPGAAGRGEMLLHNHPSGRLDPSPADLGVAARLHDAGVGFGIIDNAATELYVVVEVPRAHAVERIDPYDVVASLDEGGAVANVLGQFEDRPAQRDMAAHIADSYNGGGVALLEAGTGIGKSFAYLVPALAWARANGERTVVSTNTINLQEQLVGKDLPLLRKALADDGYTPTFALLKGWRNYLCLSRLHGAVSGQRTLLEPDKHDELLGIAEWAGRTADGTLSDLPVAPTLEVWDEVSAEPDLCTRLKCPHFDRCFLFRARRRAAEADVVVVNHHLLAADLSVRRVQDNWEDAAVLPPYRRLVLDEAQHVEDVAAQHLGVHVSGRSLRRLLGRIERNGRGLAPTLAHELMARNDLLSRASLDLLQQRLLPALQQARQATDALLLRLHEHLADFPSPQVRLGEDFAADPIWSAGLGAELDALLAAFRALGEQLETIADRLAAADEPVAIARGANERSGQLLHELRGVVRRLAAASDGLNRTLRPVPGGPPSVRWIERGGQRGQQVSLSEVPLDLAPVLRELLFDRLETVVLTSATLAAGGEFEFLESRLGLSGNDSPVTVREIFASPFDYPSQCLFGIPTDVPDPRDDAEGHGAALERIVGDVAFASDGGMFVLFTSHAALRRAAAALRETLGARWPLLVQGEASRDQLLRRFRDAGNAILLGTDSFWEGVDVPGRALRALVLSKLPFKVPSEPITAARLERLAEQGADGFMGYLLPHAALKLKQGFGRLIRSRKDFGIVLLLDSRVVTRRYGPLVLGGLPRADRIVGSWPEVRTRLEDFFARFGVGASV; this is encoded by the coding sequence ATGATCACGGCGCAACCGACCGATCGGCTGGCCGCCGGCGCCCGGGCGTATCTCGCCCGCGAGATTGCCGCCGCGGACGGGCGCGAGGTGTCGTTCGTCGCACGGCTGGACCAGGACGGCGTCGTCGTTGCCGCGCGGGCCGTGGCGCGCGGTACGGTCGACATGGTGCTGGCGCTCCCCGGCGCGGCCGGGCGCGGCGAGATGCTGCTGCACAACCATCCGAGCGGCCGGCTCGACCCTTCGCCCGCCGATCTGGGCGTGGCCGCCCGGCTGCACGATGCCGGCGTGGGCTTCGGCATCATCGACAATGCGGCCACCGAGCTGTACGTGGTGGTCGAGGTGCCGCGCGCGCATGCGGTCGAGCGCATCGATCCCTACGACGTGGTGGCGAGCCTCGACGAGGGGGGCGCGGTGGCGAACGTGCTGGGCCAGTTCGAGGACCGGCCGGCCCAGCGCGACATGGCCGCGCACATCGCGGACAGCTACAACGGCGGCGGCGTTGCCCTGCTCGAGGCGGGCACGGGGATCGGCAAGTCGTTCGCCTATCTCGTGCCCGCGCTCGCCTGGGCCCGCGCGAACGGCGAGCGCACTGTGGTGAGCACCAACACGATCAATCTGCAGGAGCAACTCGTCGGCAAGGACCTGCCGCTCCTCAGGAAGGCGCTTGCGGATGACGGCTACACGCCGACGTTCGCGCTGCTCAAGGGCTGGCGAAACTACCTCTGCCTCTCCCGCCTGCACGGCGCTGTCAGCGGCCAGCGCACGCTGCTCGAGCCCGACAAGCACGACGAGCTGCTCGGCATCGCCGAGTGGGCGGGGCGCACGGCCGACGGCACGCTGAGCGACCTGCCCGTGGCGCCGACGCTCGAGGTGTGGGACGAGGTGAGCGCGGAGCCCGACCTCTGCACCCGGCTCAAGTGCCCGCACTTCGACCGCTGCTTCCTGTTTCGCGCCCGCCGCCGCGCCGCCGAGGCCGACGTGGTCGTGGTCAACCACCATCTTCTTGCCGCCGATCTCTCGGTGCGCCGGGTGCAGGACAACTGGGAGGACGCGGCGGTGCTGCCGCCCTACCGGCGGCTCGTGCTCGACGAAGCGCAGCACGTGGAGGACGTCGCGGCGCAGCACCTGGGCGTGCACGTCAGCGGTCGGAGCTTGCGGCGCCTGCTCGGCCGGATCGAGCGCAACGGGCGAGGGCTCGCGCCCACGCTGGCGCACGAGCTGATGGCGCGGAACGACCTGCTGAGCCGCGCGAGCCTCGACCTGCTGCAGCAGCGGCTCCTCCCCGCTTTGCAGCAGGCGCGGCAGGCGACCGACGCGCTGCTGCTCCGGCTGCACGAGCATCTCGCCGACTTCCCCTCGCCCCAGGTCCGCCTCGGCGAGGATTTCGCGGCGGATCCGATCTGGAGCGCCGGTTTGGGCGCCGAGCTCGACGCGCTGCTCGCCGCGTTCCGCGCGCTGGGCGAGCAGCTCGAGACCATCGCCGACCGGCTCGCGGCCGCCGACGAGCCGGTCGCCATCGCCCGGGGTGCCAACGAACGGTCCGGCCAACTCCTGCACGAGCTGCGTGGCGTGGTGCGCCGGCTCGCTGCCGCGTCGGATGGTCTCAACCGGACGCTCCGGCCGGTGCCGGGCGGCCCCCCGAGCGTGCGCTGGATCGAGCGCGGCGGCCAGCGGGGCCAGCAGGTCTCGCTCTCTGAAGTGCCGCTCGACCTGGCACCCGTCCTTCGGGAGCTGCTCTTCGATCGCCTGGAGACGGTGGTGCTCACGAGCGCCACGCTCGCGGCCGGCGGCGAATTCGAGTTTCTGGAGTCGCGCCTGGGCCTGAGCGGGAATGACAGCCCGGTCACGGTGCGCGAAATCTTCGCGTCGCCCTTCGACTACCCCTCGCAGTGCCTCTTCGGCATCCCGACAGACGTGCCGGACCCGCGCGACGACGCGGAAGGCCACGGCGCGGCACTCGAGCGGATCGTGGGCGACGTCGCGTTCGCCTCCGACGGCGGGATGTTCGTGCTCTTCACCAGCCACGCGGCGCTCCGCCGCGCCGCCGCCGCGTTGCGCGAAACGCTCGGCGCGCGCTGGCCGCTGCTGGTGCAGGGCGAGGCATCGCGGGACCAGCTGCTCCGCCGCTTCCGCGACGCGGGCAACGCGATCCTGCTCGGCACCGACTCATTCTGGGAAGGGGTGGACGTGCCGGGGCGCGCGCTCCGCGCCCTCGTCCTGAGCAAGTTACCTTTCAAAGTCCCGTCGGAGCCGATCACGGCCGCGCGTCTCGAGCGCCTGGCCGAGCAGGGTGCCGACGGATTCATGGGGTATCTCTTGCCCCATGCGGCGCTCAAGCTCAAGCAAGGCTTCGGACGGCTCATCAGGAGCCGGAAGGACTTCGGCATCGTGTTGCTGCTCGACAGTCGCGTGGTGACGCGCCGGTACGGACCGCTCGTGCTGGGCGGGCTGCCGCGCGCAGACCGCATCGTCGGGAGCTGGCCCGAGGTTCGCACCCGGCTCGAGGATTTCTTTGCCCGCTTCGGCGTGGGCGCGAGCGTATGA
- a CDS encoding fumarylacetoacetate hydrolase family protein, giving the protein MIPLRPGKIIGVGRNYVAHAVELGNEVPAEPILFLKPTTSLLEPGGTIRLPSVSQQVEFEAEIGVVVGRRLHRASADESERAIGGFICVNDVTCRDLQKTDGQWTRAKGFDTFCPVGPRVATGLDWRALEIRCRLNGDERQRAKAVDMHFSIPALLSFISGVMTLEPGDLIATGTPAGTGPMADGDVVEVEIPGVGILSNPVRKDGDA; this is encoded by the coding sequence ATGATCCCGCTCCGTCCCGGCAAGATCATCGGCGTCGGCCGCAACTACGTCGCCCACGCGGTCGAGCTCGGGAACGAAGTCCCGGCCGAGCCGATCCTGTTCCTCAAGCCGACTACCTCTCTGCTCGAGCCCGGTGGCACGATCCGCCTCCCGAGCGTCTCTCAACAGGTTGAGTTCGAGGCGGAAATCGGGGTGGTTGTGGGCCGCCGGCTGCACCGCGCCTCGGCCGACGAGTCGGAGCGGGCCATCGGCGGGTTCATCTGCGTGAACGATGTGACCTGCCGCGACCTCCAGAAGACGGACGGCCAGTGGACCCGGGCCAAGGGCTTTGACACGTTCTGCCCGGTGGGGCCGCGGGTCGCGACTGGCCTGGACTGGCGCGCGCTCGAGATCCGCTGCCGGTTGAATGGCGACGAGCGGCAGCGCGCCAAGGCGGTCGACATGCACTTCTCCATCCCCGCCTTGCTGTCCTTCATCAGCGGGGTGATGACGCTCGAGCCGGGCGACCTCATCGCCACCGGTACGCCGGCGGGCACCGGTCCGATGGCCGACGGCGACGTGGTTGAAGTCGAGATTCCGGGGGTGGGCATCCTGTCCAATCCGGTGCGCAAGGATGGCGATGCATGA
- a CDS encoding CapA family protein gives MPAPTRLRSHGPVHFAFVGDINLGTTTFDDGLPPDSGRSLLRAAAPYLKGDLVVGNFEGVLADSGTSSKCEPNDSVPAPRHPPRRLAHRHASQPARAPCFVFRTPTWLAPRLAEAGFTDLNLANNHANDFGLDGRTSTEATLAASGLATYGPLGSIAIDTVARGDSSTIVGVVGFTTYPFAYDLLDIPRSAAVVDSVRPLVDVLVVTFHGGAEGVGAQHVPDSLEFLGREPRGELRAWAHAVIDAGADAVIGHGPHVLRGVEFYRRRPIAYSLGNFATFRGFNLRGPLGVTGVLQLTLGADGGFLHARLVPMRQLPSQGPAPDPDAAALRLVRELSAEDFGAAAARVNADGAILAPEASDAP, from the coding sequence ATGCCCGCGCCCACGCGCCTCCGCTCCCACGGCCCGGTTCACTTCGCGTTCGTTGGCGACATCAACCTCGGCACCACGACCTTTGACGACGGCCTGCCGCCGGACAGCGGCCGCAGCCTGCTCAGGGCGGCGGCCCCCTATCTCAAGGGCGACCTCGTCGTGGGCAACTTCGAGGGCGTTCTCGCCGACAGCGGCACCAGCTCGAAGTGCGAGCCCAACGACAGCGTGCCCGCGCCGCGGCACCCGCCACGCCGGCTGGCGCACCGGCACGCGAGCCAGCCCGCCCGCGCCCCCTGCTTCGTCTTCCGCACGCCGACGTGGCTCGCGCCGCGCCTGGCCGAGGCGGGCTTTACCGATCTCAACCTCGCGAACAACCACGCGAACGATTTCGGGCTCGATGGGCGCACCTCCACTGAGGCCACGCTCGCCGCCAGTGGGCTCGCGACCTATGGTCCGCTCGGCAGTATCGCCATCGACACCGTCGCCCGGGGCGACAGCAGCACGATCGTCGGCGTCGTCGGCTTCACCACCTACCCCTTCGCCTACGACCTGCTCGACATTCCGCGGAGCGCCGCGGTGGTGGATTCGGTGCGCCCTCTCGTCGACGTGCTCGTGGTGACCTTCCATGGCGGGGCCGAAGGCGTGGGAGCGCAGCACGTGCCGGACAGCCTCGAGTTTCTGGGCCGAGAGCCGCGCGGCGAGCTGCGCGCCTGGGCACACGCGGTGATCGATGCCGGGGCCGATGCCGTCATCGGCCACGGCCCCCACGTGCTGCGCGGGGTCGAGTTCTACCGCCGTCGGCCGATCGCGTACTCGCTGGGGAATTTTGCGACGTTCAGAGGGTTCAACCTGCGCGGACCGCTCGGTGTCACGGGCGTCCTCCAGCTCACGCTTGGCGCCGATGGCGGCTTCCTGCACGCGCGCCTCGTCCCGATGCGCCAGCTCCCGAGCCAGGGCCCGGCTCCCGATCCCGACGCCGCCGCGCTGCGGCTCGTGCGCGAGCTCTCGGCTGAAGACTTCGGCGCGGCCGCGGCACGGGTGAACGCGGACGGTGCGATCCTCGCCCCCGAGGCAAGCGACGCGCCCTAG
- a CDS encoding class I SAM-dependent methyltransferase — translation MTPLTQAPPSPDRILETLCAYERSAALKAAIELDLFTAIGEGDDTVPELSARTGAAEHGVRILADYLTVIGYLEKSGDKYALTPEPATYLDRRSPAYLGSIAQFIASPMFERHFDEFTEAVRRGGTTEGEGTLAPEHPVWVEFARAMAPLMRPVSEMLARAVGAGTGTGGWRVLDIAAGHGLFGIAIAKADPRASVVAVDWDNVLAAARENAAAAGIASRYAVNPGSAFTVDFATGFDLALITNFLHHFDRDTCTGLLRRVRAALAPGGRAAILEFIPNEDRITPPRAATFAIKMLATTPAGDAYTYAELDDMCRAAGFRATERHELAPAPNDLVIALT, via the coding sequence ATGACCCCGCTGACGCAGGCTCCCCCCTCGCCCGACCGAATCCTGGAAACGCTCTGTGCCTACGAGCGCTCCGCCGCGCTCAAGGCCGCGATCGAGCTCGACCTCTTCACCGCCATCGGTGAGGGGGACGACACCGTGCCCGAGCTCTCGGCCCGCACCGGCGCCGCGGAGCACGGCGTGCGCATACTGGCGGACTACCTCACCGTGATCGGCTATCTGGAAAAGTCGGGCGACAAGTACGCGCTCACGCCCGAGCCGGCAACGTACCTCGACCGTCGCTCGCCGGCGTACCTCGGCTCGATCGCGCAATTCATCGCCTCGCCGATGTTCGAGCGGCACTTCGACGAGTTTACCGAGGCCGTGCGGCGCGGCGGCACGACGGAAGGCGAAGGGACGCTCGCCCCCGAGCATCCGGTGTGGGTGGAGTTCGCGCGGGCCATGGCGCCGCTCATGCGGCCCGTCTCGGAGATGCTCGCGCGCGCCGTCGGCGCGGGCACCGGAACCGGAGGCTGGCGGGTGCTCGACATCGCGGCGGGGCACGGGCTCTTCGGCATCGCGATCGCGAAGGCGGATCCGCGCGCCTCGGTGGTGGCGGTGGACTGGGACAACGTGCTCGCCGCTGCGCGCGAGAACGCCGCGGCCGCCGGCATCGCGAGCCGGTACGCGGTGAATCCGGGCAGTGCGTTCACGGTGGACTTCGCCACCGGCTTTGATCTCGCGCTCATCACCAACTTCCTGCACCACTTCGACCGCGATACCTGCACCGGGTTGCTCCGCCGGGTGCGTGCGGCGCTCGCGCCCGGTGGCCGTGCGGCCATTCTCGAGTTCATCCCGAACGAGGATCGCATCACGCCGCCGCGCGCGGCGACCTTCGCGATCAAGATGCTCGCGACCACCCCCGCCGGCGACGCTTATACCTATGCCGAGCTGGACGACATGTGCCGCGCCGCCGGATTCCGCGCGACCGAGCGCCATGAACTCGCGCCGGCCCCGAACGACCTGGTGATCGCGCTCACGTAA
- a CDS encoding sulfocyanin-like copper-binding protein, with amino-acid sequence MAAAACAPAVRAQQQAGAQQPAGAQQPAIDSSWLSSDAAAKSAKFQLIAGLTTLNGALNFNGFDDGGLELVIPVGWKVEMDFVNHDGMLPHSALVVAGTLPIDPAPTQPAIPRAYTVRVAEGIPPGGKDMMKFTADSAGSYFIVCGVPGHAVAGMWIRLRVSKTATKPKMEATPKPTDERGR; translated from the coding sequence ATGGCGGCCGCCGCCTGCGCGCCGGCCGTGCGCGCACAGCAGCAGGCAGGCGCACAGCAGCCGGCAGGCGCACAGCAGCCGGCCATCGACTCTTCGTGGCTATCGTCCGACGCCGCGGCGAAGTCGGCGAAATTCCAATTGATCGCCGGGCTCACCACCTTGAACGGGGCGCTCAACTTCAATGGCTTCGACGACGGCGGCCTGGAGCTCGTGATTCCGGTGGGTTGGAAGGTGGAGATGGACTTCGTCAATCACGACGGTATGCTGCCGCACAGCGCGCTGGTCGTGGCCGGCACGCTTCCGATCGACCCGGCGCCCACCCAACCCGCGATCCCCCGCGCCTACACGGTGCGGGTGGCCGAGGGGATTCCGCCGGGTGGCAAGGACATGATGAAATTCACGGCCGATTCCGCTGGAAGCTATTTCATCGTATGCGGCGTGCCGGGACATGCCGTGGCCGGGATGTGGATCCGGCTCCGGGTCAGCAAGACCGCAACGAAACCGAAAATGGAGGCCACACCGAAACCGACCGACGAACGAGGACGATGA